DNA sequence from the Parasphaerochaeta coccoides DSM 17374 genome:
AATCTTAAGCTCGGCGATGTAGAGAAGATTTGCTACTTCCTCCGGCATGGTTCCGAACCGATCCGCCAGTTCCGCACCCAGTGCCTGCAATTCCTGCTGAGTGGAAATTGAAGCAATCTTGCGGTATATCTCAAATTTCACGGAAGGAGCCTTGATATAGCTGTCGGGTATGAAACCGGAGTAGTCAAGTTCAAGATAGACTTCCCTTGAAGAATCATCGTCCGCATTCTGCATCTTTGAAATGGTCTCATCGAGTATCTTGAGAAACATATCAAGCCCCACAGAGGCTACCTGTCCGCTCTGTTCCCTACCCAGGAGATTGCCGGTTCCACGGATTTCCATATCCTTCATCGCTACTTTAAAGCCACCACCCAACTCAGTATGCTGGCTGATGGTCTGTAGTCGTCTTATCGCGATTTCACTGAGCATTTCTTCCTGCGGATAGAAAAGATAGGCGCACGCCTCACGATCGCTCCGACCTACCCGTCCCCGGAGCTGATAAAGCTGACTTACGCCATACATGTCCGCCCTGTCAATGATGATTGTGTTGACGTTGGGGATGTCTATGCCATTCTCTATGATTGTAGTGGAGACGAGAACTTGGATGCCCTCATGGATGAAGCGACGCATCGTATCTTCCAAGTCATCTCCGTTCATCTGCCCATGAGCACTTTCTATGGCGAACTCCGGCATGCGTTCCCGCAGTTTATTGACGACCATCCCAAGCGTTTCTATCCTGTTATGGAGATAGAATACCTGACCTCCCCTGCCCAGTTCATTCCTGATTGCCTTTTCTGCGATGTCCGGATCATATTGCTGTATAATGGTACGGATAGGACGCCGGGCTATGGGAGGCGTGGTCAACAGAGACATGTCCCTGATCCTCAACAAGGACATATACAGTGTCCGCGGTATCGGGGTAGCGGAAAGAGAAAGAGAATCCACGCTGGTACGCATCTCTTTGATGCGTTCCTTGTCCTTGACCCCGAACCGCTGTTCCTCATCCACCACAAGCAGCCCCAAGTCGGAAAACTTGACATCTTTCTGGATGACACGATGCGTCCCGAACAAAATATCAAGCTGTCCGGCTTGAAGGTTTTTCAGTACTTTGGACTGTTCTTTCCGTGGTACCATGCGGGACAAAAGACCGACGCGCACGGGAAAGTCCCCTAGACGACCAATGAAAGTATTGTAATGTTGTTCAGCAAGAATGGTCGTCGGAGCAAGGAATACCACCTGTTTCCCACTCATTACTGCCTTGAACGCCGCCCTGAAAGCTATTTCCGTCTTGCCATAGCCGACATCCCCGCAGACGAGCCTGTCCATGACTATGGGACTTTCCATGTCTTTCTTGATATCTTCAATGCAGGTCAGCTGGTCTTCCGTCTCATCATAAGGAAAAGAAGCTTCAAACTGGAGCTGCCAGTCTGTATCGGGAGGGAACGGGAAGCCACGGGCATTCTTTCTCCGTGCATAGAGCTGCTGCAAGCGTGTCGCCAGTTGTTCCGCGGACTTCCGTGCGCGAGCCTTCTTATGCTCCCATCCTTGACCGCCAAGATGATCAAGAGCCGGAGAGCCTCCGGCACTGCCGATATATCTCTGTATGAGGTTTGCCTGTTCTATGGGTACGTACAGGTTCTCATCGCTTGCATAACGTATCTTGATATAGTCGCGTTCCCGTCCTGATACACCGACCCTGTCTATCTTGATGAACTGTCCGACACCATAGTTCGCATGTACCACATAGTCTCCCTCGGACAAATCGACAAAGGAATCGAGCGGGGAACTCTGGATTTTATGCAATCTCTGGATGACTTGTTTCCTGCGACCGAATATTTCATGGTCGCACATGACGATTTCTTTTCTGGACGGCAGGGAAAAACCCCCTGAAAGTTCAGTTCCGACATATACAATCTGGGGAAAAACATTCAACATCTGGGCCAAACGTGCTTTCTGTTGTTCCGTGGTTGTAAAAATCGTGACATTCCAACCGTTCTTGAACAATTGTGTCAGTTCTGATTTTACCATAGTGAAGTCGCCGAAAAAAGAACGGGGACCTGCAATGTCCACATGGCTTGCCCCGGCATGTCTGCCTACGATATCAGTTATGACGGCACTTCGTGATGTCGCCGCGCGGAACCGTGGGAAATCGACAAGCAGGATATCAGGCTTCGCCACGGACCTATCTTCATGGAACGCCGTCCGGTACAATGCCTTTGCTTCGACTTCCAAGGCATGGAACGATGATTCAAGCCGCTGGTCTCCGATGAAAAAGAAATAATCGTTTTCCCGTAAATAGGGCAGTATAGGGCCTGTCACACTCTTGTCTGACATGTCAGGAAGGACGACACTAATCCTGGCCATACTGCCGTTTGTCTGTTGTGTCACCGGATCAAAATAGGAAATCTTATCAACGACATCCCAGTCTGCGTAAATCCTGACCGGAGCATCCTCACCGTGAGGAAAGATATCGAGGACTTCTCCCCTGATGGAAAATTCACCGGGAGAGCCAGTGGTAGGACTCCGGAAATACCCTCCGTTCGCTAGTTTCTCCGCGCTTTTTTCCGTTTCAAACGGTTTTCCTACTGCTATTTCCAAAGAAGCTTCCTGAAGGGCATTGAAAGCGACCACAGGAGAAACAAATGCACGCAGATGGGTTACTATGATTCCCTTTTCAGTTTTCTGGGCGGATTGGAGTGCCAGAAGCTGGACATACTCACGCTTTGTTCCTTCCCACGAACTGTACAGTGTCTTGCCGTTGGAAGGAAGATAGAGAAACTTCTGGTCATTGGTCTTCCCGTCATCACCGCTTGTGGCAAACCCGTCTTTCAATAATTGAGAAGCAGCTTCCTCGGTCGAGCAGATTACCCAGACCCTGCCGGGGACTTTGCGTGCAAAAAGACGGATGCACTCGGCCAAAGGATAACCTGACAAGTTGTCAAGATACACCGGGACATCAGGGGATGAGACGAATCCCTTGTATGCTTCAAGTGATTTGATATAGGATTGAAGCGACGTTACTACCTGCAATTGCATAAGCGTCATTACACTATCACAGAGCAAGAAAGGATTTCAAGGATGGATATGGTTCTGGATACGGAAATATGTGCCCTCCTGGCTGATGAGGTCAGGGAATGCGGTCGTTATGCCAAATCAATCCAGCATTCCGTTCGCAGGAACTATAAGTACGACGGTACGGTCATCACCGACGCGGACATGGAAATCTCCCGCCGCATTGTCGGCTTGCTCACTGAACGTCTGCCAGAGGCAAATATAATCTGTGAGGAAATTTCTACTCCGTGGCGTGAAGAAGCTCCCTATAGCTTTGTCCTTGATCCTATCGACGGAACCGACATGTACAGCCAAGGTTTCCCGTCATGGGCAGTTGCCTTGGGCATGATGGACAAGGTCCGGAAGCCTGTCGGCGCATGGATCAGCGCTCCACGCTGGGGCTTGGGTGTCGATGAACTCTTTGTCCGCCTTGACCCCGGTGGCACACCCTTTGTCAATGATGAACCACTTGCGCTTATCGGCGACAAGGATGCCGTTGCCCAGGTGATGGTCAGCTCCAAAGGCCAGTCCAATCTCGACTTCTCACATTTTTCCGGCAAAGTAAGAACTGTCGGTAGCAGCATCATCCATCTCATCAGTCCGGTTATCTATCCCAACATCGAGGCATGTGTCAATCAGAGGGCATACATCTGGGACATGTGTGCTTCACATGCCGTCCTTTTGAGCATGGGAATGGATATCAATTATAGTGATGGTTCCCCATTTCTGTACAACGATGAGTTCGTCACAAAACGAAAACCATACTCTATGCCCATCTACGCAGGGACAGCCCATGCACGGGCATGGCTACAGAGCAATCTTCCCGTGACATGCCATAACTGGTAGGTTGTTTTGCCGAAGAACACTGGTGCATTGTTACATTTTGAGAAAGCTAAAAAGCATACATGAAAAGCGGCAGACGCTATCTGGAACCATCGTCATCATCGGCCATCATAGCCAGCAGTCACTGTCATGCCGCACTTCTCGTCAGCCGCTGAAACATAGCCAGCATCAACCCACTTCCTTCCCAGATACATGAAGGGCGTATCAAGGGAGGCGACCGCCCACTTGAAGACACAGGTTGTCAACAGTATCTGCCACAGCACCGATGTCTCATAGACGCCCCAGAAAGCACCGAAGGTAAAAATCAGGGAATCAACGAACTGGCTTGCCCATGTGCTGACGTTCTTACGGAACCACAGCGACCTGCGTCCGGGGAATCTTCCGCGTATCGCTGCAAACACCTTGATATCGAACATGTTTGAAACAAGATAAGCAGCAAGACTCGCTCCAGCAATACGGGGCATGATGCCGAATATTCTGCTCAGAGCCTCCTGAGCCATATCAGAAGACGCTGGAGTGAACCACAGGGCGACCTGCATGAAACCTGTCATAACGACAAGTGAGAAGAAACCTATGCCGACGGCACGACGGGCATGTCGCGGTCCATAAAACTCATTCAGGAGATCAGTGGCTAAGGCTCCGCTTGTGAAGACTATGTTCCCAAGAGTGGCTTCAAGACCAAGAAGTTCGACATTCTTGGTGACTTGAATGTTTGCAATGATGACAGAAATAGGAATCCAGACATACAGTCCAAGTCTGCCCCACCGACGGAAGGCGAACA
Encoded proteins:
- a CDS encoding queuosine precursor transporter; translation: MNELFSLIMLLFNFAVIMFAFRRWGRLGLYVWIPISVIIANIQVTKNVELLGLEATLGNIVFTSGALATDLLNEFYGPRHARRAVGIGFFSLVVMTGFMQVALWFTPASSDMAQEALSRIFGIMPRIAGASLAAYLVSNMFDIKVFAAIRGRFPGRRSLWFRKNVSTWASQFVDSLIFTFGAFWGVYETSVLWQILLTTCVFKWAVASLDTPFMYLGRKWVDAGYVSAADEKCGMTVTAGYDGR
- a CDS encoding inositol monophosphatase family protein, which gives rise to MDMVLDTEICALLADEVRECGRYAKSIQHSVRRNYKYDGTVITDADMEISRRIVGLLTERLPEANIICEEISTPWREEAPYSFVLDPIDGTDMYSQGFPSWAVALGMMDKVRKPVGAWISAPRWGLGVDELFVRLDPGGTPFVNDEPLALIGDKDAVAQVMVSSKGQSNLDFSHFSGKVRTVGSSIIHLISPVIYPNIEACVNQRAYIWDMCASHAVLLSMGMDINYSDGSPFLYNDEFVTKRKPYSMPIYAGTAHARAWLQSNLPVTCHNW
- the mfd gene encoding transcription-repair coupling factor is translated as MTLMQLQVVTSLQSYIKSLEAYKGFVSSPDVPVYLDNLSGYPLAECIRLFARKVPGRVWVICSTEEAASQLLKDGFATSGDDGKTNDQKFLYLPSNGKTLYSSWEGTKREYVQLLALQSAQKTEKGIIVTHLRAFVSPVVAFNALQEASLEIAVGKPFETEKSAEKLANGGYFRSPTTGSPGEFSIRGEVLDIFPHGEDAPVRIYADWDVVDKISYFDPVTQQTNGSMARISVVLPDMSDKSVTGPILPYLRENDYFFFIGDQRLESSFHALEVEAKALYRTAFHEDRSVAKPDILLVDFPRFRAATSRSAVITDIVGRHAGASHVDIAGPRSFFGDFTMVKSELTQLFKNGWNVTIFTTTEQQKARLAQMLNVFPQIVYVGTELSGGFSLPSRKEIVMCDHEIFGRRKQVIQRLHKIQSSPLDSFVDLSEGDYVVHANYGVGQFIKIDRVGVSGRERDYIKIRYASDENLYVPIEQANLIQRYIGSAGGSPALDHLGGQGWEHKKARARKSAEQLATRLQQLYARRKNARGFPFPPDTDWQLQFEASFPYDETEDQLTCIEDIKKDMESPIVMDRLVCGDVGYGKTEIAFRAAFKAVMSGKQVVFLAPTTILAEQHYNTFIGRLGDFPVRVGLLSRMVPRKEQSKVLKNLQAGQLDILFGTHRVIQKDVKFSDLGLLVVDEEQRFGVKDKERIKEMRTSVDSLSLSATPIPRTLYMSLLRIRDMSLLTTPPIARRPIRTIIQQYDPDIAEKAIRNELGRGGQVFYLHNRIETLGMVVNKLRERMPEFAIESAHGQMNGDDLEDTMRRFIHEGIQVLVSTTIIENGIDIPNVNTIIIDRADMYGVSQLYQLRGRVGRSDREACAYLFYPQEEMLSEIAIRRLQTISQHTELGGGFKVAMKDMEIRGTGNLLGREQSGQVASVGLDMFLKILDETISKMQNADDDSSREVYLELDYSGFIPDSYIKAPSVKFEIYRKIASISTQQELQALGAELADRFGTMPEEVANLLYIAELKIVCRRLSVFHLLEKNGAVTVEFSHVASLSINKVLDLVKLSGGDVKLDPKRPNMLSMKTSAVSLKDKALFILEKLQRLM